A DNA window from Salvelinus fontinalis isolate EN_2023a unplaced genomic scaffold, ASM2944872v1 scaffold_1101, whole genome shotgun sequence contains the following coding sequences:
- the LOC129848683 gene encoding transmembrane protein 60-like: MSLAQRVLLTWIFTLAFLIMLVLKLDGKVHWNWFLTFLPVWIFDGILLLMLLVKMVARCKAGHEPRNGSQDLKKKAWYLASMLLKLGFCLTLCARLEKLTHIKLTFVCIPLWCMLLGAMVELGCNIFPERREA; encoded by the coding sequence ATGTCTCTCGCACAGAGAGTCCTCCTCACCTGGATCTTCACCCTGGCCTTCCTCATCATGCTCGTCCTCAAACTAGATGGCAAAGTCCACTGGAACTGGTTCCTCACCTTTCTACCCGTATGGATCTTCGACGGCATCCTCCTCCTCATGTTACTAGTCAAGATGGTCGCCAGGTGTAAAGCGGGCCACGAACCTCGTAACGGCTCCCAGGACCTGAAGAAGAAGGCCTGGTACCTGGCGTCCATGCTGCTGAAGCTGGGCTTCTGTCTGACGCTGTGCGCCCGGCTGGAGAAGCTTACCCATATCAAGCTCACCTTTGTGTGTATTCCTCTGTGGTGCATGTTGCTGGGAGCCATGGTGGAGCTGGGCTGTAACATCTTCCCCGAgaggagagaggcatga